The following nucleotide sequence is from Lacinutrix sp. Hel_I_90.
CCTGCAAATTACAACGTCACTTTTTATACCACTATAAATGACGCCTTCTCTGAAACTAATAGTATAGCTGGTAGTTTTAGTAATACCATTCAAGATTCTCAAACGATTGTTGTAAAAGTGACTACAAACACTAATCAATGTTACGCCATTTCAGATATTACTTTAAATGTATTGATTACGCCTCAGCTTTTGCCAGATGAATCACTGCTATATTGTTTAAACAGCTATCCAGAAACAGTGGCTTTAGAAGGCGGAATCACTACCGGTATACCAAACAATTTCAATTATCAATGGTTCTTTAACGACACAGATACTGGTATTACAACACCTACTTTAGAGGCTAATGAAATTGGAGTCTACACGGTAATTGTAACAAACTCCAACGGCTGTTCGAACACGCGTGACCTAACTTTAAATCCTTCAAATGCACCAACTATTGATAATTTAGAGTTAACAGAATTAACAACAAACAATACAGCAACAGTTAGTGTTTCTGGTGAAGGTAATTATGAGTTTGCCATTGATAATGCATCAGGATTTTATCAGGATGACAATACCTTTTCAGGTTTGGTACCTGGTTTTTACACGCTTTTTGTAAGAGATAAAAATGGTTGTGGTAGCGCTTCAATAGAATTTTCAATATTAGGCTTCCCGAAATATTTTACGCCAAATGGTGATACTTTTAATGATATCTGGAAACCCTTTGGGACTAATGAACGTTTCAATAAGGATTTGAAAATTCTGATTTTTAATCGCTATGGAAAATTATTAGCGCAAGTTAATCCACTTGTAGGATGGAATGGCACTTTTAATGGCTCGGCATTACCAGGTGATGATTATTGGTTTCTTATAAATCGTCCCAATGGAGAGCAATACAAAGGGCATTTTGCTTTGGTGCGATAAACTTTTAATCCAATGCTCTCATTTATTCGTATTTTAACTGGTTCTTGATTTATTCTTATCGAGAAAACAACTCAGAATATTGCATACATTTATACATACGCAATTCATGATTAACTTCTTAAAAAACTAAATGATGGTTCTATCCATTTTACTAAGCTTAATTCTAATTGCTCTTGGGATCATTCATTTTAGTTGGGTTTTTGGAGGAACATTTTGGTTTACAGAATCTTTGCCTACTAATGAAAATGGCAAACGCGTATTAAATCCTAAAAAAATGGATAGTGCTATTGTAGGACTTGGACTAACAACATTCGGCCTTTTCTACCTTATAAATGCAGGGGTAATTCCGGTTAATTTACCTGAACAGGTCATAGAATATGTGGGTTGGATTATTCCAACTATCTTCCTTTTACGCGCCATAGGCGAATTTAAATATGTCGGATTTTTTAAACGTATAAAACACACCGAATTTGGAAAACGAGACACCAAATTATTTTCACCCTTGTGTTTGATAATAAGCCTGTTTGGAATATTAATACAACTAGCTAAATAAAGTCACCTTACCCAGAGACCCTCACGCGCTATAGCCTTAATAGCTTACAACTTTGCTCTTTATAACCCTTCTTAATCTGACTTTCTTTGTGCTGCACTGGAAAACCCCACAAATTGTCCCGTGATTGGTTTTCTTTAGTTAAATTAGTGCATTAACTTAAAGAACAGTAAACCATCCTTTTATCAATATCTTTTATAATTATGAAACTAGTCATTGCAAAATGGACCGTCATAGTATTTGGAGTATTCATAATTCTAGTGGGATTTCTTATGCTTTTTAGTCCTAATAAAGCAAGAACAATTTTAAGGAAGGCAGGAAGCACAAACCTTATAAATTACACAGAAATAACACTGCGATTAATTCCTGCGGTTGCATTAATTATATATTCAGAGGCCTCCAGAATTCCTGAAGCATTCAAACTCTTCGGGTGGATTATGCTCACAACCTCTTTGATACTTTATGTAATTCCAAGAAAAACGCACCATCGTTTTTCAATGAAGAGTGCCGACCTATTGAAACCCTGCTATTTCAGACTCATTGCTCCTTTTGCTTTTCTTTTTGGTGGGTTGATCATTTATAATACCTGCTAATTTTTGAGAAGAAACAACATTCAAAAAACCTTAACTTTTCTTTCGAATAATAACTGCTGGTTATTCCTTAATTTAGCTATATGAAATTCAAGATTGAATCAGAATTTAGTCCTACAGGAGACCAACCTTCAGCAATAAAACAATTGGTTAATGGTCTAAACGCTAGTGAAAAATACCAAACCTTACTTGGTGTTACAGGCTCTGGTAAGACTTTTACCATGGCGAACGTTATAGAAAGTGTTCAGAAACCTACCTTAGTTTTAGCACATAATAAAACCTTGGCTGCTCAATTGTACTCAGAATTTAAACAGTTCTTTCCAGAGAACGCCGTGGAGTATTTTGTGTCTTATTATGATTATTATCAACCAGAAGCCTACATCCCATCGTCTGGCGTTTACATAGAAAAAGATTTATCTATTAATGAAGAAATCGAGAAGATGCGTTTAAGCACCACCTCTTCTCTACTCTCTGGGCGTCGTGACGTATTGGTGGTGGCTTCGGTATCTTGTTTATATGGTATTGGAAATCCTGTAGAGTTTCAAAAAAATGTGATTTCGATAAAACGAGATCAGCAGATTTCCAGAACCAAGTTATTACATCAATTAGTACAAAGTTTGTATTCCCGTACGGAAGCCGATTTTAAACACGGTAATTTCCGCATAAAAGGAGATACTGTAGATATTTTCCCGAGTTATGCTGATGATGCCTTCCGCATTCACTTTTTTGGAGATGAAATTGAAACCATTGAGCAATTCAACATTCAAACCAATAAAGTCATTGAAGACTATGATCGCCTCAACATCTACCCTGCGAATATGTTTGTGACATCGCCAGATGTGCTTCAAGGTGCCATTAAAGAAATTCAGGATGATTTAGTCAAACAACACGATTATTTTAAAGATATAGGAAAGCATTTAGAAGCAAAACGCTTAAAAGAACGCACAGAATTTGATCTTGAGATGATTCGTGAATTAGGTTACTGTTCTGGCATTGAAAACTATTCGCGTTACTTAGACGGCAGATTACCAGGTACAAGACCATTTTGTTTATTAGATTATTTTCCAGAGGATTATTTAATGGTTGTAGATGAAAGTCACGTGACCATTTCGCAAGTGCATGCTATGTACGGCGGTGATAGAAGCCGAAAAGAAAACCTAGTAGAATATGGCTTTCGCTTGCCTGCCGCCATGGATAACAGACCCTTAAAGTTTGAAGAGTTTGAAGCCCTTCAAAATCAAGTGGTATACGTAAGTGCAACACCGGCAGATTACGAATTACAAAAAACAGATGGCGTTTATGTCGAGCAAGTGATTCGTCCTACGGGTTTATTAGACCCTGTAATTGAAGTACGACCGAGTTTAAATCAGATTGATGATTTAATTGAAGAAATTCAAGTGCGTACCGAAAAAGATGAACGGACTCTAGTCACGACATTAACCAAACGAATGGCTGAAGAATTGACAAAATACCTCAGTCGTATTAGTATACGCGTCCGTTACATTCATAGTGATGTTGATACTTTAGAACGGGTACAAATCATGCAGGATTTACGTGCTGGTATTTTTGATGTCTTAGTGGGTGTAAACTTACTGCGTGAAGGTTTAGATTTACCTGAAGTCTCTCTGGTCGCTATTTTAGATGCAGATAAAGAAGGTTTTTTACGTTCAAACCGCTCGCTAACACAAACTGTAGGTCGTGCTGCTCGACATTTAAATGGAAAAGCGATTATGTATGCGGATAAAATAACAAATAGCATGCAAAAAACGATTGATGACACGGAATACAGACGTGAAAAACAAATTACTTACAACACCGAAAACAACATTACGCCAACCGCTTTAAATAAGAGTTTAAATAATGCCTTGAGTAAAAATTCAGTGAGTACTTACAGTTACGAATTGGAAGCCGCAAGAGCTGCAGAACCTGAAAGTGACTATTTAAGCAAAGCTGAGTTAGAAAAGAAAATCCGTGAAAAACGGAAGATAATGGAACAAGCCGCTAAGCAACTTGACTTTATTGTTGCTGCAAGATTACGTGATGAAATTAAAGCCTATCAAGGTAAACTGGAAGCATTGAAAGTGTAATTATTGGCCAGTTGCTGTTCTCGGTAAAAAATTAAAAACGCCCGTCATACAATATCTAACTTATGACAAAACTACATCACCTCTACTCTCCAACCAAAAGGATCTTCTGCTTTATTAGTTTGAATATCAATAATGAGTTTCTTTAATTTTTCAGCATACGTATGCTCTAATATTGGTAATTCAAAATCCTCGTCTCTAAATCCAAAACCAGAAATAGGTGAAATCACTGCAGCAGTTCCAGCGCCAAATAATTCTTTCAAACTTCCATCTTTAGAAGCTTCAATCAATTCGTTAACACTAATTTTTCTTACCTCTGTTTTTATGCCTTCCGCTTTTGCGATGTCCAAAATACTTTTTCTTGTAACACCATCTAAAATACGATCACTTATAGGCGCAGTAATTAACGTGTCATTAATTCGAGCAAAAATATTCATTGCACCAGCTTCTTCTATATATTCATGAGAGGTATCATCTGTCCAAATCACTTGCTGGTAGCCTTTATCTTTAGCTAATTGTGTAGGATAAAACTGCCCTGCATAATTACCTCCCGCTTTAGCAAAACCAACACCACCATTAGCAGAACGTGAATACTTTTCTTCTATTAAAACGTTTACTTTTCCAGAGAAATAAGCACCAGATGGTGCACAAGCAATAATAAACTTATAGGCATTTGCTGGAGAAGCATGAAAACCAGCACCAGTTGCAAAAACATAGGGTCTTATGTACAAAGAACTTCCCTCAGCAGTAGGAATCCAGTCCTTTTCAACCTTTAATAAGGTCTTTAAACCTTCAAAAAAATAATCTTCTGGCACTTCAGGAATTGCTAATCGTTTAGCAGAAATATTTAAGCGTCTGATGTTCTCCATAGGTCTAAACAAAAACACACCACCACTAGCGTCTTTATAGGCTTTCATCCCTTCAAAAATTGACTGACCATAATGGAAAATCTTAGCTGCCGGATCTAACGTAATTGGTCCATAAGGTACAATTTCTGGCGCATGCCACTTCCCGTCCTTATAATCACACACCAACATATGATCTGAAAAGACCTGCCCAAATGCTAGGTTATCAAAATCAGTATCTTGAATTTTAGAATGGTTGGTTTTAGTTATTTTGATATCGCTTTTCGTAGTGGTTTTCATAAAATCTGGTTAACTTTAGGCTGTAAAAATACAGAATTAAGCATTAGAAAATATTAAATTAACCATAAAAAACTATCTTTGACTTATAGAAATCAATAATGATAAACATGAAAAATTACATTCTGACCATTGCATTAGCAATTACTGTTTTCGCTTGTAAAGAAGAAAAAAAAGCACCTCTTGAAGCAGATACCACAAGCGAAATAACGCAAGTTGAGTACCAATCTTTTGGAGATAAAATTATAGCAGACGATGCCATAGCAGCTAAATCGATGGCTGAGCACTATAAGAATATGCAGGTTGGCGATAGTATTCCGTCTAAAATGATTGCCAAGGTTAGCGAAGTGTGTAAAGCCAAAGGGTGCTGGATGACATTAGATTTAGAAAATGGAGAAGAAGTCATGGTGAAATTTAAAGATTATGCCTTTTTCATGCCAAAAGACATTGATGGTAAAGAAGTGATTATTAATGGAAATGCATACATCGAAGAGGTTTCTGTCGATGATCAAAGACATTATGCTGAAGACAAAGGTGCTACTCAAGAAGAAATTGCAGCGATTACAGCACCAAAACGCACCTACTCTTTTGAGGCTGATGGCGTGTTATTAAAGCAATAATTTGAAACGCGAAATCATCACCACTCATGATGGTTCAAAAACCATACATGTTCTTGAGTGGAATGAACACTACCATTCCACTCACGGAGCAATTCAAGAAGCGCTACACGTTTACTTAAAAGAAGGTTTAGCGTTTTTTTTAGACTCAGAAAGCTTTTATAAAGGGGCTCAGCCTATATCCATTTTAGAAATTGGTTTTGGCACAGGCTTAAATGCGTTATTAACTTTAGCTGAAGCCGAAAAACAACAAATAAAAATCAATTATACTGGTGTTGAAGGCTTTCCTGTTTCTCATTCAGAAATTGATCAACTCAATTATGGAGAAGCTGTTACCATTAAGAACAGTAACGCATTGTTTCAAAAACTCCACAATTGTGATTGGGAGAAATTCTGTAACATTTCAGAAGGTTTCCAGCTAAAAAAACAACGCAAACAGTTTTCTGAAATTGACGATACAAACCAATTCGACATTCTTTATTTTGATGCTTTTGGGCCACGAGTACAACCAGAATTATGGACGGAAACCATATTTAATGCCATGTTCAAGGCACTAAAACCAAATGGTGTTTTAGTTACTTATTGCGCTCAAGGTAATGCAAGACGCGCCATGATGACCGCTGGTTTTACAGTGGAAAGAGTGAATGGCCCACCTGGAAAACGCCATATGCTAAGAGCAAGGGCAATAAAAAAATAGTCACGCTTGTCGTTGTCAAAATCTCAGATTTTTTTAATACGATACCATTGTTATTTGTGTTAAACCTTACTTAAAGCCATTCCAATTGACTAAATCAAGTCGTATTTTTATAAAAAAACAAGATGCGCGTATTAATTACAGGAGCTACAGGTTTAGTGGGAAGTGCCATCGTAAAACTATGTCATACCAAAGCGATAGATGTTAATTATCTAACCACAAGTAAATCTAAACTCTCAAATGAAGATAATTACAAAGGCTTTTATTGGAATCCCAATGAAAATGAAATAGATACTAACTGCGTTAAAGACGTCGATGCGATCATTCATTTAGTGGGTGCAAGCATTTCTAAACGTTGGACAAAAAAGCACAAGCAGGCTATAATGGATAGCCGACTTAAAACTACCGCATTACTTCACGAAACAGTAAAAAACAATCCTAATAACATTACACAAATCGTTTCTGCCAGTGCTGTTGGTTTTTACCCAGACTCACTCACTAATTATTATACAGAAGATCAAACTCAAGTTAGTAGTTCTTTTTTAGGACAGGTAGTCGAATCTTGGGAACGCGTTGTAGATGCCTTTACAACTTTAAATATTAGCGTATCGAAAGTACGTATTGGCTTGGTATTCTCAGAAAAAGGTGGTGCTTTCCCAAAAATTATACAGCCAATAAAATATGGTGCTGGTGCACCTTTAGGAACGGGAGAACAGTGGATGAGTTGGATTCACCTTGACGATTTGGCAAGACTTTTTCTCCATGTTATAGAAAAAAATCTTGAAGGTGTTTATAACGGCGTCTCCCCTAACCCTGTCACTAATAAAGAGCTTACAAAAGCTGCTGCTACCAAATTAAATATGCCACTTTTTCTGCCTAATGTGCCACAATTTGCTTTGAAATTAGTTTTAGGTGAGATGCATATTATTTTATTTGAAAGCCAACGTGTGAGCTCTAAAAAGATTGAGAATACTGGTTTCTTTTTTGAGTATGTCACCTTGGATAAAGCTTTAGAGGAATTACTTTGATTTAGGATTTCTAATAAAAACCATGAAAAAAAGCCACATCTTTCGATATGGCCTTTGACTATATTTTAAAAATCTTAATTAAGCTTTCTTAGCTTTGATAGACACTTTTAATTCGACGTCATCTTTAATCATATAATCTCCTAATTTTGCAGGATCTGCAAATTTACCAGAGTTATACTTGATATCCCATTCCGTTCTGTCAATAGTAAAGGTGTCACTTATAATGGTCATCATGTCGCCATTCATACCTATTTGTGCAGGAAAAGTAACATTCTTCTCAATACCTTTCATCTTTAAGTTTCCACTTACCATATTTCCATCAACATTAGTGATTTCAAAAGTAGCATTTGGAAATGTTTCAGCATCAAAAAAATCAGCACTCTTTAAATGTCCTTCTAATTTGGCTTTTTCTTCAGCATCTTCAATATCTGTATTTTCTAATGTAGAGATGTCAAAAATAAAATTACCTCCTACTAATTCATTCCCTTTTGTTTGCGCAACTCCGTTAGCAACGTTAATAGTTCCTGAGTGACCACCTACAACCTTATTAGCGGTCCACATAATCATTGACTCTTCTGGAATGGCTTTATAGCTAGCCTCTACCATCACTTCTTTTACTACTTCTGCGTCTCCTGTTTTTGCTTCCTCTGCTCCATTTTTACATCCGGTTACTGCTGCACCTAAAGCCACTACCGTTAAAATATTTAATACTATTGTTTTCATTATAAGTTTTTATTTTTGGTTAAGTAACAAAGGTAAATAAATATTCCTAGGAAAATACTTAAATGTTTCTTAAAAAAAATTGATGACATTTTGACACTTTTACATTAATGGCAATACTTTTGCCAAACTTTAATCGTATTAAAAAAATACAGAAATGAGTAAAGCAAAAGATAAAAAAGAAACCACTATAGAAGATCAGGTAGAATCAAACGAAACGCAACAAACCGTTGACGTGGAGGAATTATCTATCGAAGACCAACTAAAAGGAGAGTTAAGCCAGGAAAAAGATAAGTTTTTACGCCTGTTCGCAGAGTTTGAAAACTATAAAAAAAGAACATCTAAAGAGCGCATAGAGCTTTTTAAAACGGCTAATAAAGATGTCATGATTTCTATGCTGCCTATTTTAGACGATTTTGAGCGTGCTTTAATGCACATTGAAGATGACAAAGAAGCAGAAGAATTGAGAAAAGGTGTGGTATTAATTTACCAAAAGCTTTTAAATACTTTAGAACAAAAAGGATTATCAAAAATGGAAGTAGAACAAGGCGATGTTTTTGATGCTGAAATTCATCAGGCAATCACCCAAACGCCCGCACCTACTGATGATCTAAAAGGTAAAATTATTGACGTTTTAGAAAAGGGCTACAAACTTGGAGATACAGTAATTCGTTTCCCAAAAGTGGTTATTGGTCAATAAAAATATAAATTAACAATCTCCTTCCCTTTTGGGAAGGTCAAGGACGGAGAATGGCAAAAACAGATTATTACGAAATACTAGGGCTTAGCAAAAATGCAAATGCCGCAGAAATCAAAAAAGCATATCGAAAAAAGGCGATAGCATTCCATCCTGATAAAAATCCTGATGACAAAGATGCTGAAGCTAAATTTAAAGAGGCTGCTGAAGCTTATGAAGTACTAAGCGATGCCAATAAAAAAGCACGCTATGACCAGTTTGGTCATCAAGCCTTCGAAGGCGGCGGTGGATTTGGCGGTGGCGGCATGAATATGGATGATATCTTCAGCCAGTTTGGAGACATATTTGGTGGTGCTTTTGGTGGTAATGGTGGCTTTTCAGGATTTAGCGGCGGATTTGGCGGTGGCCAGCAACGTCGCGTAAAAGGTAGTAATTTACGTATTCGCGTTAAATTAACACTAGAGGAAATTGCTAACGGGGTAGAAAAGAAAATTAAAGTAAAACGTAAAGTTCAAGCTGAAGGTACTACTTATAAAACCTGTGCAACCTGCAATGGCTCTGGACAAGTAACACGAATTACTAATACCATTTTGGGCCGCATGCAAACAGCATCTACCTGTACTACATGTGGTGGAGCGGGACAAAGCATTGATAAAAAACCAGCCGATGCAGATGATCAAGGCTTAGTTAACAAAGACGAAACCATTTCGGTTAAAATTCCAGCAGGTGTTGTTGACGGAATGCAACTTAAAGTTTCTGGAAAAGGTAATGATGCCCCAGGAAATGGTATTCCAGGCGATTTATTGGTTGCCATTGAAGAACTGGATCATGAGACCTTACAACGTGAAGGTGATAATTT
It contains:
- a CDS encoding YceI family protein; protein product: MKTIVLNILTVVALGAAVTGCKNGAEEAKTGDAEVVKEVMVEASYKAIPEESMIMWTANKVVGGHSGTINVANGVAQTKGNELVGGNFIFDISTLENTDIEDAEEKAKLEGHLKSADFFDAETFPNATFEITNVDGNMVSGNLKMKGIEKNVTFPAQIGMNGDMMTIISDTFTIDRTEWDIKYNSGKFADPAKLGDYMIKDDVELKVSIKAKKA
- the mnmD gene encoding tRNA (5-methylaminomethyl-2-thiouridine)(34)-methyltransferase MnmD — its product is MKREIITTHDGSKTIHVLEWNEHYHSTHGAIQEALHVYLKEGLAFFLDSESFYKGAQPISILEIGFGTGLNALLTLAEAEKQQIKINYTGVEGFPVSHSEIDQLNYGEAVTIKNSNALFQKLHNCDWEKFCNISEGFQLKKQRKQFSEIDDTNQFDILYFDAFGPRVQPELWTETIFNAMFKALKPNGVLVTYCAQGNARRAMMTAGFTVERVNGPPGKRHMLRARAIKK
- a CDS encoding DUF3995 domain-containing protein → MMVLSILLSLILIALGIIHFSWVFGGTFWFTESLPTNENGKRVLNPKKMDSAIVGLGLTTFGLFYLINAGVIPVNLPEQVIEYVGWIIPTIFLLRAIGEFKYVGFFKRIKHTEFGKRDTKLFSPLCLIISLFGILIQLAK
- a CDS encoding DUF4920 domain-containing protein; the protein is MKNYILTIALAITVFACKEEKKAPLEADTTSEITQVEYQSFGDKIIADDAIAAKSMAEHYKNMQVGDSIPSKMIAKVSEVCKAKGCWMTLDLENGEEVMVKFKDYAFFMPKDIDGKEVIINGNAYIEEVSVDDQRHYAEDKGATQEEIAAITAPKRTYSFEADGVLLKQ
- a CDS encoding TIGR01777 family oxidoreductase codes for the protein MRVLITGATGLVGSAIVKLCHTKAIDVNYLTTSKSKLSNEDNYKGFYWNPNENEIDTNCVKDVDAIIHLVGASISKRWTKKHKQAIMDSRLKTTALLHETVKNNPNNITQIVSASAVGFYPDSLTNYYTEDQTQVSSSFLGQVVESWERVVDAFTTLNISVSKVRIGLVFSEKGGAFPKIIQPIKYGAGAPLGTGEQWMSWIHLDDLARLFLHVIEKNLEGVYNGVSPNPVTNKELTKAAATKLNMPLFLPNVPQFALKLVLGEMHIILFESQRVSSKKIENTGFFFEYVTLDKALEELL
- a CDS encoding nucleotide exchange factor GrpE, coding for MSKAKDKKETTIEDQVESNETQQTVDVEELSIEDQLKGELSQEKDKFLRLFAEFENYKKRTSKERIELFKTANKDVMISMLPILDDFERALMHIEDDKEAEELRKGVVLIYQKLLNTLEQKGLSKMEVEQGDVFDAEIHQAITQTPAPTDDLKGKIIDVLEKGYKLGDTVIRFPKVVIGQ
- the uvrB gene encoding excinuclease ABC subunit UvrB, with protein sequence MKFKIESEFSPTGDQPSAIKQLVNGLNASEKYQTLLGVTGSGKTFTMANVIESVQKPTLVLAHNKTLAAQLYSEFKQFFPENAVEYFVSYYDYYQPEAYIPSSGVYIEKDLSINEEIEKMRLSTTSSLLSGRRDVLVVASVSCLYGIGNPVEFQKNVISIKRDQQISRTKLLHQLVQSLYSRTEADFKHGNFRIKGDTVDIFPSYADDAFRIHFFGDEIETIEQFNIQTNKVIEDYDRLNIYPANMFVTSPDVLQGAIKEIQDDLVKQHDYFKDIGKHLEAKRLKERTEFDLEMIRELGYCSGIENYSRYLDGRLPGTRPFCLLDYFPEDYLMVVDESHVTISQVHAMYGGDRSRKENLVEYGFRLPAAMDNRPLKFEEFEALQNQVVYVSATPADYELQKTDGVYVEQVIRPTGLLDPVIEVRPSLNQIDDLIEEIQVRTEKDERTLVTTLTKRMAEELTKYLSRISIRVRYIHSDVDTLERVQIMQDLRAGIFDVLVGVNLLREGLDLPEVSLVAILDADKEGFLRSNRSLTQTVGRAARHLNGKAIMYADKITNSMQKTIDDTEYRREKQITYNTENNITPTALNKSLNNALSKNSVSTYSYELEAARAAEPESDYLSKAELEKKIREKRKIMEQAAKQLDFIVAARLRDEIKAYQGKLEALKV
- a CDS encoding branched-chain amino acid aminotransferase, which encodes MKTTTKSDIKITKTNHSKIQDTDFDNLAFGQVFSDHMLVCDYKDGKWHAPEIVPYGPITLDPAAKIFHYGQSIFEGMKAYKDASGGVFLFRPMENIRRLNISAKRLAIPEVPEDYFFEGLKTLLKVEKDWIPTAEGSSLYIRPYVFATGAGFHASPANAYKFIIACAPSGAYFSGKVNVLIEEKYSRSANGGVGFAKAGGNYAGQFYPTQLAKDKGYQQVIWTDDTSHEYIEEAGAMNIFARINDTLITAPISDRILDGVTRKSILDIAKAEGIKTEVRKISVNELIEASKDGSLKELFGAGTAAVISPISGFGFRDEDFELPILEHTYAEKLKKLIIDIQTNKAEDPFGWRVEVM
- the dnaJ gene encoding molecular chaperone DnaJ, with protein sequence MAKTDYYEILGLSKNANAAEIKKAYRKKAIAFHPDKNPDDKDAEAKFKEAAEAYEVLSDANKKARYDQFGHQAFEGGGGFGGGGMNMDDIFSQFGDIFGGAFGGNGGFSGFSGGFGGGQQRRVKGSNLRIRVKLTLEEIANGVEKKIKVKRKVQAEGTTYKTCATCNGSGQVTRITNTILGRMQTASTCTTCGGAGQSIDKKPADADDQGLVNKDETISVKIPAGVVDGMQLKVSGKGNDAPGNGIPGDLLVAIEELDHETLQREGDNLHYDLYVSISDAVLGTSKEIDTVTGKVRIKIDAGMQSGKILRLRGKGIPSINGYGKGDLLVHVNVWTPKTLSKTQKEFFEEMKDDEHFAPKPEKSDKSFFEKVKDMFS